The stretch of DNA GGCGGAGCTTCGTTGGTTATCTGCCCATCGATAACCAAACGCGGTTCCTCCTGCCGAATGGGTAACTCAACCCGGTCGATACAGGCAGTTAATCCACAGATTATGAGCGAAGTAACGATGAGCGAACGCATGAATTAAAAATAAAAATTGTAGGCTATGGATGGAATTAACGTACCGAAAACGGCCAGCCGGTAAGCTTCAGTACGCTGATTGGTTCGGGTGAAATAGATCGAATACGGATTCTTCCGGGCATACAGATTGTATATACCAAGCGTCCAGATACCGTAGCGTTTCTGCGCTTTATTGAAACGGGTGTCTTTCGAGAACGCCACGTCGAGCCGGTGATAGTCGGGAATGCGGTCGGCGTTGCGTCGGGAGAAATCCTGTACGGGTTCGCCATTGAAAATAAACAGCCCATCGGGGTACGTGGCCGGAACGCCAGTATAATACACGAAGTTGGTCGAGAACGTCCAGTTGTGCGGCAATGTCCAGCGAGCCTGTAGGTTGAGCGTATGGGGCCGGTCGATGTACGAGGGGTAGTACTGCCCCCCGTTAACGCGCAGTTCATCGAACGGTGTTTGCACGGCAATCAGCGAACGGGCGTAGGTGTAGTTAAGCTGACCCGTTAGCCGACCAGCGTTTTTACCAATGCCAAACTCTACGCCATAAGCCCGCCCGGCAGCCTGCAACAGTACCCGTTCGAGCGCGGGGTTCAGCACTAAATCAGCTCCAAAACGATAATCGAGCTGGTTTTGCAGTCGTTTATAATAACCCTCTATACTCAGCTCGAACATATTATCACGCAGGTTCTGGAATAAGCCGACCGATACCTGATCGGCAATTTGGGGCGGTACGTAGCGGTCGCTGAGTTTCCAGAAATCGAGGGGCGTAATGGCCGTGGTGTTCGAGATGAGGTTAACATACTGCCGGGTTCGGCCCGCACTGGCTTTCAGCGACGTAGCTTTGGCAACCTGAATGCGTAAAGCCAGCCGGGGTTCCAGTCCGCCGTATGCCTGCACGGTCTGCCCGGCTCCATAACGGGTGGAATCCGTAACGGTTTCGGCAGAAATGGGAATATTCTCGGCATATTGATACACCGTGCGCGGCCCCAGATACGCATAAGCCGAGTAGCGCAGCCCCGCCTGCAACGTAATCTGCGGAGTCAGTTCCCATTCAGTGTTCAGATACGCACCCAGTTCGCGGCCTTGTTCAGGCTCGTTTCGCCGGGGATTTATGCTCGAATTTTGGCCCGTTGGTTCGGCTTCACCGGTCTGAATACGGTATAAGATTGCGTTCGTACCTACCTGAATTTTGTGTTTTTGATTCAGGGTGTAAAACAGATCCGCTTTGCCCTCCCGCTGTTCAATAAACGATGAAAACCGGAATGTGAGGCCGGGTGTAATACCATCGACGTTTAGCCGGTAATCGCTGTATAGGCCCGTCAGGTTCAGTTGCAGATTAGGTCGAACAAGGTAACTCCAGCGACCCGTCAGTACGTTCGATTGCCAGCCGTAGAGCGTATCGCCCGGAAACTTGAAATCGTCCTGACTCCGGTAGGCCGAGAGCGAAATGGTGTTTTGTTCGTTAGGCGTATAGGTCAGTTTCAGATTGGCATCGTAAAAAAAAGCCCGGCTATTCTTCACGCTCTGCACCGGGAATGCCCGCAGCAGATAGTTCGGAAAGGCCACGCGTCCGCCCGCCAGCAGGGTCAGCTTTTTGCTGATTGGCCCGTCGACCAGCACCCGCGCACTCACCGGACTCACCCCACCCGACAGCCGCCAGCCGTCGCGGTTGCCATTGCGCGTACTCATCAGCAACAGGCTCGACACCCGCCCACCATACTGCGCTGAAAACGCGCCCTTGCTGAGGTTCACATCCTGTACCATGTCGGGATTGACGTTGCTGTAGAAGCCCAGCAGGTGATTGGTGTTGAACAACGGTGCCCCATCGAGCAGCACCAGATTCTGATCGGCCCGGCCTCCGCGCACATTGAAGCCCCCCGCCCCTTCGCCCGCTGTTGTCACGCCTGCCTGTAGAGTCAGGGCTTTCAGAATATCGGGTTCGCCCAGCACCACCGGCATTCGTTTCAGTTCGGGCATACTCAACTGAATCTGCCCCATCTGTACGCTGCGCACGTTGGCATCTTCACGAACCGCCTTTACGTCAACTTCATCCAGATTGGTAGAGCGCGGTTGCAGCATGTATTCAACCTGCTTGTTGTTGGTACTCAGCACGGTCGTTTGTCGGTTGCGCAGGTAGCCCACGCAGGAGATGTAAACCGTCAGTGTTCCGGGTGGATGGCTTAGTAGAATAACCCCCAAACTGTCGGCCCGCGCCCCAAGTTGCGTTTCGGCTACCAGCAAACTGGCACCCGGCAACGGTTTTTTCGTAACGGCATCGCGCACGGTGGCAATCAGGCGAAGCCGTTGTTGGGCATGTGACTGGATAATAAAGAGCAGGAACAGAATAACAAGCGGAGAACGTTTGGGCATAGCGTTGAAGCGGGCATACGGCATCGACCCGCAATCTACGGAAACGGTTGGTTTTTTGACTCGTCTTTTGATGAGCGGGCCGTTTGGGCCATGAGTTTACTTTGCCAGCCCACGTTTATAGGTATCAATGGCTCGCTGCCGCGCAAACGCATGATCGACCATTGGGGGCGGATAGCCAAAATTGTTGAACTCCGGCACCCATTTGCGGATGTATTCGCCCTGCGGATCAAACTTCTGCGCCTGCAATGTTGGGTTAAACACCCGAAAATAGGGAGCCGCGTCGGTGCCGGAACCAGCCGCCCATTGCCACCCACCGTTGTTGGCCGCCAAGTCGAAATCGCGGAGTTTTTTGGCGAAATACGCTTCGCCCAGCCGCCAGTCGATGAGCAGGTGCTTGATGCAGAAACTTGCCACAATCATCCGAACCCGGTTGTGCATCCAGCCGGTTTGGTTGAGTTGCCGCATCCCGGCGTCTACAATCGGGTAGCCGGTTTCGCCCGCGCACCAGCGGTCAAATTCAGCTTCGTTGTTGCGAAACGGAATGTTGTCGTACTCGCGTCGGAAGGCGTGTTTTTCGACGTGGGGAAAATGATCGAGCACCTGAAAGTAGAAATCACGCCAGGCCAGTTCTTTCAGAAACGTCGGTGATGTTTCTTTAGCCTGCCGCGCCAGGTCGCGAATGCTGATCGTGCCGAACCGCAGGTGAATACCCAATTCGCTTGTGCCGGTGCGGGCCGGATAATCGCGCATTTTCTGGTAGTTCTGTAACAACTCCGCCGATACGATTGGCTCCGGGTATGACTCGCCTACGGGCTGAAAATTCATCTCGGCCAGCGTTGGAATGGGGCCGGGCGTGGTCTTGTAAAAGTGGTTGAAATAGGCTTCGGTTGGATACGATTTTAACTGAAAATCACCGAGTTTACTGAGCCAGTTGTTGCTGTAGGGCGTGAACACGGTGTAGGGCGAACCGCTGCCGCTCAGCACTTCGTCGCGGTCGAGCAAAGTATGGTCTTTGCTGGTATGGAAGCCAATACCCCGCTCGGCCAGCATAGCTTTTACGACCGCATCGCGTTCTTTAGCATACACTTCGTAGTCGTAGTTCGTGTATACGTCGGCAACGGTATACTCCTCTGTTAGTTGCTTCACCACGTCGATGGGCCGACCGTAACGGGCTATCATACCCGACCCCAGCCGGGTCAGTTCGTCGTTAAGCTGGTGAATGTGTTTGTGAATGAATTCCACGCGCCGGTCGCGCCGATCTTCGAGAATGTCGAGAATAAGCCGGTCAAAGATAAACAGGACCAGTACCGGACGACCACTTTTAAGCGCGTGATACAACGCTGCGTTGTCGTGCAGCCGCAAATCGCGACGGAGCCAGACAACGGAAACAGGTTCAGCCATTTCGATAAGTTTGATTCAAGGCTAACCGACCGTTTCTGCGAAATGTTTGCTCATAATGTAACGCGGCTGGAAAGCCGCCGATGCACCAGCGGAGTAGCCCTACTGGATTACAAGGGCGGCTTTCCAGCCGCGTTACGTTATGTTCACGCTATTCTGGCTGGAAGCGCAACCGAACGGTGTATACTTCACCAGTGTCGCTGCCGTAGCCAACCAGCTTTTTGCCAGTCAGTTGCTGCTTCAGCGCGTTGTTTAATTGTTGGTTTTGACTAAAGACCTCCAACTGACTGAGTTCGTTTTCGGCGTTCACCCTGAACTGGATGACGACCACCCCGGCCTTGTGCGTTTGCAGCACGTCGGGGTATGAAACGTATTTCGCTAACTGTTGCTCCAGTTTGGCTTTAGGAGCTTTGGTTTTGCGGGTTTTTGTCGGCGTAGCGTAGGCTTGCGTCGCCAGGAAGCCTACCAGCGTAAGAAGAAAAAGGGACTTTTTCATGACTTCGTTTATGTTAAAAATGAACAATGCCCACTCGCCCGAATCTCTCTGTCGAGTCGTAAGGACTAATGTGATTGTAATATTACGCAAATATTAAGTAAATGTTAAGTTTTTATGAAAATATATTTTTCAGACATACGTGATTATCTGTTTACACTATGGTCATAAGCACATTTCATATGTCTTACCCCCGCGTTATTGCTATTAAAATTGTATTTTATCTGTTTTAGCAAAATTTCCTTTTTCGACTCAATATTAAATTAATGTTAAGAGTAGAGAAGTTAAGCGCAAACGGCCCTGATAAAATTTACGTTGCCGTATAAACAAATCCTCATAAACAAAATACTAAAACAAACGCTACTTGTATCTTTCCAACTCCTAATTACAAACCCGAATGAAGCCTTACCGTCTACTTGCTTTTCTGTTGTTATTGACTCAATCGCTACATGCTCAAATTAACCCCGCCAGCGTAACTATTGCCCGCGATACGTTCGGCGTACCGCATATCTTCGCTAAAGCCGACGCTGAAGTGGCCTACGGGCTGGCCTGGGCACACGCCGAAGATAATTTTCGCACCATTCAACTCTTGGTTATGCCCGCAAAAGGGCTGCTGGGGCGGCAATTAGGCAAAACCGGGGCCGCTGCCGATTATGTGGTCGAACTCCTGCACGCGCCGGAGTTGGTGGCCGCTGAAGGTGACAAAGCACTCTCGCCCGATTTCCGGGCGGTGCTGGAAGGCTATTTGCAGGGCCTGAACGACTACGCCCGCACGCACCCCGCCGACGTGATCAACAAACGGCTATTTCCGCTCACAGTGGCCGATTATCTGAAAACGTCGGTATTATCGCTGTCGGTCATTTCGGGCGTCGAACGGGCGTTGAAAGCGATTTATGATGGAAAAGTATCGGGCATCGATGGACTAAAACCGGCAGGGTCGAACGCGATTGCAGTGCATCGGAATAAGACCGTGGAAGACGAAACAATGCTGGCGATCAACTCGCATCAGCCGCTCGAAGGGCCGGTGGCGTGGTACGAAGCGCACCTGTGCAGCGAACAGGGCTGGAACGCGCTGGGCGGGCTGTTTCCGGGTGGAGCTACCATCTTCCACGGCGTAAACGAACACCTCGCCTGGGCACACACGGTAAATTACCAGGACAAAATCGATACGTATCAACTGCAAACCGACAACGCCCATCCGAATGAATATTTGTTTGACAACCAGTGGCTTACGCTCGATCAAAAGCGTGTTCGGCTGCGGGTGAAAGGCATTCCGTTTGCCATTGGCCGGAAAGCCTACTGGAGTAAATACGGGCCAACCATCAAGACTAAGCGCGGCTGGTTCGCGCTCCGAACAGGGTCGTTTATGGAACTGCGTGGTATGGAACAGTGGTATCGGATGAACAAGGCGCGGTCGTTTTCGGAGTTTCGGCAGGCGTTGCAAATGACGGCTATTCCGGGCTTCAACATCATCTATGCCGACCGCGACACCATCTTCTACGTCAGCAACGGTAAGATACCCTACCGCGACCCCGCCTACGACTGGAGTGGCACGCTGCCCGGCAACACGGCTAAAACACTTTGGACCAAATTCCGTCCTTTGTCCGACTTTCCGCAATATGTGAATCCGCCAAGTGGTTATCTGTTCAACATGAACCATACGCCGTTCAACGCTACTGGCTCCGCCGATAACCTGCGCCCCGAACAGTTCGACAAAACGATGGGCTATGAACGCTGGAACACCAATCGGAGTCTGCGGTTCATGGAACTCATCGGCCAATACGACAAGCTCAGTTACGCCGATTTCAAGCGGATCAAATACGACCTGCAACTGCCCAAAACCCTCTCCTACGCGCAAGGTCCCGACGCCAACGCACTCTTCACGCTCCGTCCCGATACTCATCCTGACATTCGCGAACAAATCGAAATGCTGACAAACTGGAACCGTCAGGCCACCACCGACAGCCGGGGCGCGACTACGTTTCTGGTATTTTATCACTACTGGCAGGATAAATTGCAGCACGAAGGGCGGCAATCGAACGCCACGCGGATGCTTACCGCCGACGAGTGCGCCGAGGGCTTGCGGCACGTGAAAACGTACTTACAGAAGTATTTTGGCCGTACCGACGTTGCGCTGGGCGATTACCAGAAGCACGTTCGCGGCCCGAAAGAACTGCCTGTCTGGGGTATTCCCGACGTACTGGCGTCCATTTATGCCAAACCCTACCGCAACGGCCTGGTTCGAAGCGACGCGGGCGAGTCATATATTGAGTTGGTGCGGTTCCCAAAAACGGGATTGCCCATCATCGAAAGCATCAACTGTTTCGGAGCCAGTGCCCACCCCGACAGCCCGCACTATACCGACCAGATGGAGTTGTTCGTGCAGATGAAAACCAAACCGATGACGCTCGACAAGGCCGCCGTGTTGCAAACGGCAAAGCGGATATATCATCCGGGAGAGTGATTGGGGGAGCAGGTTGTTACGCAGAGATACGCCGAGCAAAAGAGGTACACCGAGATTCAGTTAAATAGCCTCTGCGTATCTTCCTGATTGCTCTGCGAAACTCTGTGCAACAACCTAATTATTACACAGCAATCACCAGCAGAACGGCCTCATTCGATAAGGCTTCAAAGTCCAGTTCGGCAGCTTGTTGGTAGCGAAGGGCTAAGCCGTCGCGGGCGTGGAGCAAGCGATTTGCAACTTCAAACACACCACTCAGCACAAACACGAAAACGTTTTGGCCCGCACCAACCACAAACGCACCTTCTTCGCGACCGTCGTAGCGGCCAATATACCCTCGTCTGCCTGTTTCGGTAGTATCCAAGAAAGACAGCAGCGTGTTTTTTTGCGAAAGGTCGAATGTTGACACGTTCACGGCAGGTGCGAACGCCGTTTCCCCGTGTATAAGCCAGATTTGGAGGAAGTTGATAAATTCCGTTTCATAGGGATTACCAACGGTGTACGCCATGCCCGCGCCCAACGACAACACAACCGACTGACCCGGTTCGAGAAAGTCGGTGGTTTGCTCGGTGCGGTATTCCAGACCGCCCGTTATGGGCAACAGCACCACCGACGTGGGTTCGTCGACCCCCAGGCTCAGGCTGGCACCGGCCTGCAGTATATCATCGTTCAGCAGACACAACGCGCCGAACGGTTCGCGGCCTTCGGCGCGGTATGGCCCGAAATTGAACGTATGATAGCTATGCAGGTCGGGCGTCTGCGACGCGCCACGCTGCTCGGCCAGAAAAATCCGGGCTTCGGTTTGCGAAGTCATACTTACGCGCTGACAACAATGGTATGCGTCAGCGTATAGCCGCCCGACAGACTGCCCGATACGGTAGCCAATTCGGTGGTGAAGCCATCCCGGAACACGTTATCCGATTCATTTCTCGTATCCTGCGCCCCTTTCGTGTAGCCGTATGATTGCCCCGTGGTGTACACCGTATTCGCCACGTCGTATGGAAACGCAATCTGCGTAATCAACAGCGACCGGCCTGCCGAGTTGTAAATATGTACGTGAATGTGTGGCGCACGGCCCGAATACCAGCCGGGGAAAATAGTGGTAAAGCTGACCAGTCCGTTGCTGTCTGTAGTCTGGCGACCGCGCAAAAAGTCAACACTCTGCAAATTAACGCTTTGCATACCCGTTCCACCGTATTCGGAGTAATATCCATCTTTGTCGCAGTGCCACACGTCGACCAGCGCACCGGCCAGTGCGGCACAACTGGCGTTGGCATTTTTAATGGTGATGTTCATGGTCGTTGCTACGCCTGTGCGGTCGTCGCGAATGTCTTTACGAACAAAATTGGCGGGTTGCTTCGTCGGGAACGGCCCTTCTGTTTCGGTAGGCGTTACGGCGCAATTGGTCGATGAACTACCGTTGGTCGAACCGGTAGTGGTGGTGGCAGTGGTTGGTTCTACTTCGGTCTGCGAACAGGCACCCAACATAGGGCCGATGGCGGCAAGGCCGAGTAGGCTATTAAAACCGCGCTTCAAAAATTCTTTACGTTCCATATCTGCACTATGCTTTGAGGGGTTATCCGTCGTTGAGTGAATAACGCGCAGCAGGCGGGCGTCGTTGCAGACAAAATCGGCTCAGTCGGCCAAGTAGGGCAATGTGTCGATGAACGAACGGTATGTGTCGGCGTGGTTATGCATGAAAAAGCCGCACCCATTGGGCGCGGCTCTGCATAGTCTTAACGTAGCAACGTGGTAGTTGGAAGAATCAGGCTGTTTCCAGTTCACGCTCCCGGCGAGACACGCGCGAACGCGGGCGGTCGCTTTGCAACCGCAGCAGAATGCGTTCTTTGATACGCATCCAGCGTTCGTAGAGTTTCGACTCTTTCAGGAAATTCCACTTCGTCTCTTTCTCCTCTTCGGGTTTCTTATGTTCGTCGGGATCGTAGAGCATGCCCGTGCAAAGGCAGTGCTTGCGGTTGGTACGGGTCAGAATATCGAAGTTGGCGCAGGTTTGGCACCCTTTCCAGAATGCTTCGTCGCCGGGCAGTTCACTGAGCGTAACGGGCTGATAACCCAGATCTGAGTTAATCTTCATCACCGCTAAGCTTGTAGTGATTCCGATAATTTTAGCCGTCGGAAACATCTTGCGCGACAGTTCAAAGGCTTTTGCTTTGATGCGCGTGGCAATGCCGCTTTTGCGGTGGTCGGGCCGTACAATCAGGCCGGAGTTCGCTACAAACTTACCGTGTTCCCACGTTTCGATGTAACAGAATCCAACCCATTCACCTGCCAGTGTGGTTGCTACGATGGCTTTGCCTTCGAGCATTTTTTCCATGATATAAATGGGCGAGCGTTTGGCAATGCCGGTTCCCCGTGCTTTCGCGCTTTCTTCCATTTCGCGGCAGATTGTTTCGGCCAGCGTCAGGTGGTTTTCATTAGCCACCTGAACCATGTATTGGTCATTAACTACTTCTGGAGTAATCATCGTCATTTATAGGGCAGAACGGCCCATGAATCGGAGACGGTGTGATCCGTGCTGTTGAGAAAAAGGTGAACTGAAAGAATCGATGAGAGAAGGCATCGGCCACGTAGGCCAACTAAATTATATAGTCCTTTCGGACCTAAACCGAAATGGCGTAGTATGCAGGAAGGCCGGTATGACAACGAGCTGTACCATCGGTTTGAGCTGAAAACGCGGACAATGTTCGGTATATTATCCGGGTCGTGCAATAGATAAACGGATTTTTTTAGCTATAGTTCGCAAACGGCAAAAACATATTCATTCGTCAGCGAGTACACCCCGTGCGTCTGGTTTAAGAGACGGTCTTTTGTACGCAACGTCACGAATGATTTCGGCCCTTCCTTCACCTGCCTATCCGCTTACGCTCAGCCAAAGCCGCCCGCTGCGATACGCTGTTTTTCTGTACCTCTACGTCATGCAGGGCATCCCGGCTGGCTTTTACACCACTGCGCTGACCAATTACTTCACCGCCGAAGGTGTTCGCCCAAAGGCTGTGGGTGCTTTTGTGGCCGTTATCGGTCTGCCGTGGGCGTTTCAGTTCATCTGGGGACCGCTCATCGACCGGTTTCAGGCGTCGTCGATGGGCCGCCGAAAACCGTGGGTAGTTGGATCGCAGCTTATGACCGTGCTGGCCTCGGTTGTGCTGCTTTGGGTGCGTGACCCGGTAGCGCAAATCACCACGCTGGGCTGGTTATTCTGCTTGCGCAGTTTGTTTGCGGCCATTCAGGATGCAAGTGTCGACGCGATGGCGATTACCATAATTCCCGAAGACGAGCGTGGACGGGTCAATGCTTTTATGCGGGCAGGTTTTCTGATTGGTACGGGCGTAGGAGCGGCTGTGTTTGCCGTGCTGCTGCGTAAATATGGTTTTCACGGCGCGGCTTTAGCTCAGATTGGTTGCCTGCTCACGGGCGTTGTGGTGATGTTTTTCGTGCGCGAACAACCCAATGACCGCCTGTTGCCTTCGTTGGGGCGACGTAATGGCTTCGTGTCGGCTGGTGGCTCTATGAACCCCAAAATACGACCGGAACGGCCATTTGTCGAACACAATTTCCGTTGGCTGTTTACCGAACTGTTTCGGGGGATATTCGCCCGGCAGAGTTTGCTGTTATTCAGTGCCATTTTACTCGTCTACGCCTGTAATGCGCTGTTTATGCGGGCGTACAACCATCACCTGATCGACGTGATTGGCTGGCGCGACGAAGACCTGTCGGTGCTAACGGGTACGTATGGCATGGTTGCGGCCACACTCATTGCGCTCACAGGCGGTTATTTAGCCGACCGGTTCGGGGCGCGTCGGCTGCTGCTGGTTATGATGAGCATAGTAGCGGTTTACCTGCTGGGTTTCAATTTAGCGTCAGACGCCTGGGCGCAGCACAAGGTAGCACAAACGGGCCTGGTCGCCCTCTATTTTATGGACCCCGCCGTTAGTGCAGCCGCTATGCCCGTGCTGATGGGTATCTGCCGACCGGGTGTTGAAGGGTCGCAGTTCACGACTTATATGGCGTTTGTCAATCTCTGCGACATTGCCGGTACGTATGTGGCCGGAACCGCGCTGGAATACATAGCCGCTCCGTACATTGGGCTAACAGCGGGTGCGCTGGCCGCTGTGGCTACGGCTGTAACAATGTTGGTAGTGCGGCATTATCGAACTCACTAATCAATGGCTAACTTGCAGCACTGCCAATTCCCTGTGCCATGCTGCATTTTCGCAAAACCCTCTTTCGGATTCTGGAAACTTCGGCGGGCAACCGCCGGGGCATTAGCCTTCTGTTCAACGTTGTGCTGATCACGATCATCACGCTTAATGCCATCGCTATTGTACTGAATACGGTTCCGGCTTATAATCAACGATTTGCCCGCCTGTTTTATGACCTGGAATTATTTTCAGTTATGTTTTTCACGATTGAGTACATAGCCCGCTTATGGGTTTGTGTGGAGCAGGAGCGGTATCAGCACTGGTTTTGGGGGCGATTACGATACATGCTCTCTACGCCCGCCATTATTGATTTCTTAGCTATTTTCCCTTTCTATTTTACGCTGTTCGCTACCGATCTGGCAGTTGTGCGGATTCTGCGGCTATTCCGTATTTTCAGACTGTTCCGTATCTCCAAATACTCACACGCCGTTCGGGTGATTCGGGCGGTTGTCGACAACACAAAAGAGGAGTTGATTCTGG from Spirosoma montaniterrae encodes:
- a CDS encoding intradiol ring-cleavage dioxygenase gives rise to the protein MERKEFLKRGFNSLLGLAAIGPMLGACSQTEVEPTTATTTTGSTNGSSSTNCAVTPTETEGPFPTKQPANFVRKDIRDDRTGVATTMNITIKNANASCAALAGALVDVWHCDKDGYYSEYGGTGMQSVNLQSVDFLRGRQTTDSNGLVSFTTIFPGWYSGRAPHIHVHIYNSAGRSLLITQIAFPYDVANTVYTTGQSYGYTKGAQDTRNESDNVFRDGFTTELATVSGSLSGGYTLTHTIVVSA
- a CDS encoding TonB-dependent receptor, which gives rise to MPKRSPLVILFLLFIIQSHAQQRLRLIATVRDAVTKKPLPGASLLVAETQLGARADSLGVILLSHPPGTLTVYISCVGYLRNRQTTVLSTNNKQVEYMLQPRSTNLDEVDVKAVREDANVRSVQMGQIQLSMPELKRMPVVLGEPDILKALTLQAGVTTAGEGAGGFNVRGGRADQNLVLLDGAPLFNTNHLLGFYSNVNPDMVQDVNLSKGAFSAQYGGRVSSLLLMSTRNGNRDGWRLSGGVSPVSARVLVDGPISKKLTLLAGGRVAFPNYLLRAFPVQSVKNSRAFFYDANLKLTYTPNEQNTISLSAYRSQDDFKFPGDTLYGWQSNVLTGRWSYLVRPNLQLNLTGLYSDYRLNVDGITPGLTFRFSSFIEQREGKADLFYTLNQKHKIQVGTNAILYRIQTGEAEPTGQNSSINPRRNEPEQGRELGAYLNTEWELTPQITLQAGLRYSAYAYLGPRTVYQYAENIPISAETVTDSTRYGAGQTVQAYGGLEPRLALRIQVAKATSLKASAGRTRQYVNLISNTTAITPLDFWKLSDRYVPPQIADQVSVGLFQNLRDNMFELSIEGYYKRLQNQLDYRFGADLVLNPALERVLLQAAGRAYGVEFGIGKNAGRLTGQLNYTYARSLIAVQTPFDELRVNGGQYYPSYIDRPHTLNLQARWTLPHNWTFSTNFVYYTGVPATYPDGLFIFNGEPVQDFSRRNADRIPDYHRLDVAFSKDTRFNKAQKRYGIWTLGIYNLYARKNPYSIYFTRTNQRTEAYRLAVFGTLIPSIAYNFYF
- a CDS encoding MFS transporter; this translates as MISALPSPAYPLTLSQSRPLRYAVFLYLYVMQGIPAGFYTTALTNYFTAEGVRPKAVGAFVAVIGLPWAFQFIWGPLIDRFQASSMGRRKPWVVGSQLMTVLASVVLLWVRDPVAQITTLGWLFCLRSLFAAIQDASVDAMAITIIPEDERGRVNAFMRAGFLIGTGVGAAVFAVLLRKYGFHGAALAQIGCLLTGVVVMFFVREQPNDRLLPSLGRRNGFVSAGGSMNPKIRPERPFVEHNFRWLFTELFRGIFARQSLLLFSAILLVYACNALFMRAYNHHLIDVIGWRDEDLSVLTGTYGMVAATLIALTGGYLADRFGARRLLLVMMSIVAVYLLGFNLASDAWAQHKVAQTGLVALYFMDPAVSAAAMPVLMGICRPGVEGSQFTTYMAFVNLCDIAGTYVAGTALEYIAAPYIGLTAGALAAVATAVTMLVVRHYRTH
- a CDS encoding ion transporter; this translates as MLHFRKTLFRILETSAGNRRGISLLFNVVLITIITLNAIAIVLNTVPAYNQRFARLFYDLELFSVMFFTIEYIARLWVCVEQERYQHWFWGRLRYMLSTPAIIDFLAIFPFYFTLFATDLAVVRILRLFRIFRLFRISKYSHAVRVIRAVVDNTKEELILVLVFVVFMLIIISSVVYYIEHPVQPDKFSSIPATMWWGTSAMTTVGYGDLHPITPLGKFIGGLASILGIMLFALPTSILVSGFNEYMRTHRKSPTTRQCPHCGKVLND
- a CDS encoding GNAT family N-acetyltransferase — encoded protein: MITPEVVNDQYMVQVANENHLTLAETICREMEESAKARGTGIAKRSPIYIMEKMLEGKAIVATTLAGEWVGFCYIETWEHGKFVANSGLIVRPDHRKSGIATRIKAKAFELSRKMFPTAKIIGITTSLAVMKINSDLGYQPVTLSELPGDEAFWKGCQTCANFDILTRTNRKHCLCTGMLYDPDEHKKPEEEKETKWNFLKESKLYERWMRIKERILLRLQSDRPRSRVSRRERELETA
- a CDS encoding cryptochrome/photolyase family protein produces the protein MAEPVSVVWLRRDLRLHDNAALYHALKSGRPVLVLFIFDRLILDILEDRRDRRVEFIHKHIHQLNDELTRLGSGMIARYGRPIDVVKQLTEEYTVADVYTNYDYEVYAKERDAVVKAMLAERGIGFHTSKDHTLLDRDEVLSGSGSPYTVFTPYSNNWLSKLGDFQLKSYPTEAYFNHFYKTTPGPIPTLAEMNFQPVGESYPEPIVSAELLQNYQKMRDYPARTGTSELGIHLRFGTISIRDLARQAKETSPTFLKELAWRDFYFQVLDHFPHVEKHAFRREYDNIPFRNNEAEFDRWCAGETGYPIVDAGMRQLNQTGWMHNRVRMIVASFCIKHLLIDWRLGEAYFAKKLRDFDLAANNGGWQWAAGSGTDAAPYFRVFNPTLQAQKFDPQGEYIRKWVPEFNNFGYPPPMVDHAFARQRAIDTYKRGLAK
- a CDS encoding penicillin acylase family protein, with protein sequence MKPYRLLAFLLLLTQSLHAQINPASVTIARDTFGVPHIFAKADAEVAYGLAWAHAEDNFRTIQLLVMPAKGLLGRQLGKTGAAADYVVELLHAPELVAAEGDKALSPDFRAVLEGYLQGLNDYARTHPADVINKRLFPLTVADYLKTSVLSLSVISGVERALKAIYDGKVSGIDGLKPAGSNAIAVHRNKTVEDETMLAINSHQPLEGPVAWYEAHLCSEQGWNALGGLFPGGATIFHGVNEHLAWAHTVNYQDKIDTYQLQTDNAHPNEYLFDNQWLTLDQKRVRLRVKGIPFAIGRKAYWSKYGPTIKTKRGWFALRTGSFMELRGMEQWYRMNKARSFSEFRQALQMTAIPGFNIIYADRDTIFYVSNGKIPYRDPAYDWSGTLPGNTAKTLWTKFRPLSDFPQYVNPPSGYLFNMNHTPFNATGSADNLRPEQFDKTMGYERWNTNRSLRFMELIGQYDKLSYADFKRIKYDLQLPKTLSYAQGPDANALFTLRPDTHPDIREQIEMLTNWNRQATTDSRGATTFLVFYHYWQDKLQHEGRQSNATRMLTADECAEGLRHVKTYLQKYFGRTDVALGDYQKHVRGPKELPVWGIPDVLASIYAKPYRNGLVRSDAGESYIELVRFPKTGLPIIESINCFGASAHPDSPHYTDQMELFVQMKTKPMTLDKAAVLQTAKRIYHPGE